In Methanothermococcus thermolithotrophicus DSM 2095, one DNA window encodes the following:
- the cofH gene encoding 5-amino-6-(D-ribitylamino)uracil--L-tyrosine 4-hydroxyphenyl transferase CofH, producing MDIMEYWEKDLSKKECLELFENTENFFEILKLADGMRREIVGDDVTYVVNRNINFTNVCVGDCKFCAFKVDKGDKEAYFLNPDHIAKKALEAKKIGATEVCIQGGLHPDIDTYFQVEILKKVHEITKPYGDIHIHAFSPMEIKFAAENAGLDVKEALNILYENGLNTMPGTAAEILDDEIRNELCPSKLSTNEWVKIVKTAHKIGIPTTSTMMYGHIEEYKHMVNHLFVIKEIQEETGGFTEFVPLSFMHKFAPIYNMGTSKGGATGLEDLKVYAISRILFKDTLKNIQVSWVKLGLKMAQIALKCGANDFGGTLMEENISKAAGAEYGVSMNSKEIRDAIIRIGRAPKERNTLYEILE from the coding sequence ATGGATATAATGGAATACTGGGAAAAAGACCTTTCAAAAAAAGAGTGTCTTGAACTGTTTGAAAATACTGAAAACTTTTTTGAGATTTTAAAACTTGCCGATGGTATGAGGAGGGAAATTGTAGGGGATGATGTAACCTATGTGGTAAACAGAAACATCAACTTCACAAATGTATGTGTTGGAGATTGTAAATTTTGTGCATTTAAGGTGGATAAAGGAGATAAAGAAGCATACTTCTTGAATCCAGACCATATAGCAAAAAAAGCTCTTGAAGCAAAAAAAATTGGAGCTACGGAAGTATGCATCCAAGGAGGACTTCATCCTGATATAGATACCTACTTTCAAGTTGAAATATTAAAAAAAGTTCATGAGATTACAAAACCTTATGGGGATATCCACATACATGCATTTTCGCCTATGGAAATTAAATTTGCCGCAGAAAATGCTGGATTGGATGTAAAAGAAGCCCTTAATATATTATATGAAAATGGTTTAAACACGATGCCAGGAACTGCAGCTGAGATTCTCGATGATGAGATAAGAAATGAACTATGTCCAAGTAAATTATCAACAAACGAGTGGGTCAAAATAGTAAAAACTGCCCATAAAATTGGAATTCCAACAACTTCAACAATGATGTACGGGCATATAGAGGAGTACAAACATATGGTAAATCACCTATTTGTAATAAAAGAAATTCAAGAGGAAACTGGTGGTTTTACCGAATTTGTTCCATTGAGTTTTATGCATAAGTTTGCTCCAATATACAATATGGGAACATCCAAAGGAGGAGCTACGGGACTTGAAGACTTAAAGGTATATGCAATATCTAGAATATTATTTAAGGATACTTTAAAAAACATACAAGTTTCATGGGTTAAACTAGGACTTAAAATGGCTCAAATAGCACTAAAATGCGGTGCAAATGACTTCGGTGGAACCCTGATGGAAGAAAATATTTCAAAGGCTGCAGGAGCTGAATACGGGGTATCGATGAATTCCAAAGAAATAAGGGATGCTATTATAAGAATAGGAAGAGCCCCAAAGGAGAGAAATACCTTATATGAGATTTTAGAATAA
- the mer gene encoding 5,10-methylenetetrahydromethanopterin reductase has translation MKFGIEFVPNELVTKLSYYVKLAEDNGFEFCWITDHYNNRNVYMALTSIAAATNKIKLGPGVTNPYVRSPAVTASAMATLDELSGGRAVLGIGPGDKATFDALGIEWTKPVSTIKKAIADMKELMEGKRLETGAQLAVKPSVKVPIYMGAQGPKMLETAGMIADGVLINASNPKDFEAAVPLIKKGAEAAGRSMDEIDVAAYACMSVDKKPEKAKQAAIPVVAFIAAGSPPMVLERHGIDPAKVDAIRAALKEGNFPAAFGNVDDTMLEAFALYGTPEEVVEKGKALAEMGVTQIVAGSPIGPNKETSIKLIGKKVIPELKDL, from the coding sequence ATGAAGTTTGGTATTGAGTTTGTTCCAAATGAATTGGTAACAAAACTTAGCTACTATGTAAAACTGGCAGAAGACAATGGATTTGAATTCTGCTGGATTACAGATCACTACAACAACAGAAACGTGTACATGGCCTTAACTTCAATCGCAGCTGCAACAAATAAAATTAAATTAGGACCTGGTGTTACAAACCCATACGTAAGAAGCCCTGCAGTTACAGCATCAGCAATGGCTACATTAGATGAATTATCTGGGGGGAGAGCTGTTTTAGGTATCGGTCCAGGAGACAAAGCAACCTTCGATGCTTTAGGAATTGAATGGACAAAACCAGTTTCAACAATTAAAAAAGCTATCGCAGACATGAAAGAATTAATGGAAGGAAAAAGACTTGAAACCGGAGCTCAGTTAGCTGTAAAACCATCAGTTAAAGTTCCAATTTACATGGGAGCTCAAGGACCAAAAATGTTAGAAACTGCAGGTATGATTGCAGACGGTGTTTTAATCAACGCTTCAAACCCAAAAGACTTCGAAGCTGCTGTTCCATTAATTAAAAAAGGTGCAGAAGCTGCAGGAAGAAGCATGGACGAAATAGATGTTGCAGCTTACGCTTGTATGTCAGTAGATAAGAAACCTGAAAAAGCAAAACAAGCAGCAATTCCAGTTGTTGCATTCATTGCAGCAGGTTCCCCACCTATGGTTTTAGAAAGACATGGAATTGACCCTGCAAAAGTAGATGCAATAAGAGCTGCATTAAAAGAAGGAAACTTCCCAGCTGCATTTGGTAATGTAGATGACACAATGTTGGAAGCATTTGCACTCTACGGTACACCAGAAGAAGTTGTTGAAAAAGGAAAAGCTTTAGCAGAAATGGGAGTTACTCAAATCGTTGCTGGTTCACCAATCGGACCAAACAAAGAAACAAGTATTAAATTAATCGGTAAAAAAGTTATACCTGAATTAAAGGACTTATAA
- a CDS encoding DUF2666 domain-containing protein, producing MQEEKIQFMAKKGKWFVVKKMNIDEKTEDIEIARLLAAINETTHNKIGQFLPFDMKALEEIADEIYTKKKGRIKEDELANVLMKLKSPSTTRKLNNITKSKEGKEILKIILNNIILERLGIKTRVDAKLIEKYIEKEEN from the coding sequence ATGCAGGAGGAAAAAATACAGTTTATGGCAAAAAAAGGAAAATGGTTTGTTGTTAAAAAAATGAATATCGATGAAAAAACTGAAGATATTGAAATCGCAAGGCTTTTAGCAGCTATTAACGAAACTACTCACAATAAGATAGGTCAATTTTTACCTTTCGACATGAAAGCTTTGGAAGAAATTGCAGATGAAATTTACACAAAAAAGAAAGGGCGAATTAAAGAGGATGAACTTGCAAATGTATTGATGAAACTAAAGTCCCCTTCAACAACGAGAAAATTAAACAATATAACCAAATCAAAAGAAGGTAAGGAAATATTAAAAATAATTTTGAACAACATTATTTTAGAGAGGTTAGGGATTAAAACACGAGTTGACGCCAAATTGATAGAAAAATACATTGAAAAAGAAGAAAACTAA
- the rpl18a gene encoding 50S ribosomal protein L18Ae, whose protein sequence is MVKIFSIRGVVTGKDEPMVFTKEYRTLNENQALELMYSEIGSKHRVKRSFIKVEEVKEISADEIKDPVLKKIIEMY, encoded by the coding sequence ATGGTTAAAATATTCAGCATAAGGGGAGTAGTAACAGGAAAAGACGAACCTATGGTTTTCACAAAAGAATACAGAACACTCAACGAAAACCAGGCTTTAGAATTAATGTACTCAGAAATTGGAAGTAAACACCGTGTAAAAAGATCATTCATAAAAGTTGAAGAAGTTAAAGAAATTTCAGCAGATGAAATTAAAGATCCAGTTTTGAAAAAAATAATTGAAATGTACTAA
- a CDS encoding translation initiation factor IF-6 — MIIKMYFSGISTIGVLSLVTEKFGLFPHIVEKGPLSKIEEVLDIPGKQLNVANSSLIGSLCVANSYGLLLPDIVLDKEVELIKDFLKENDLDIQIKKLKVKNTALGNLITTNDKGCIISEELKHFKKDIEDVLNVSGEVGNIAGLPTVGSNAVATNKGCLVHPLTKDEELEWIKDVLKIDCIGRGTGNKGVTSVGACVLANSKGAIVGGDTTGPEVLKIEEALDLID; from the coding sequence ATGATAATAAAAATGTACTTTTCTGGAATATCTACAATAGGTGTGCTTTCTCTTGTAACTGAAAAATTTGGCCTTTTTCCACACATTGTAGAAAAAGGTCCATTAAGTAAAATTGAAGAAGTATTGGATATTCCAGGTAAACAACTTAACGTTGCAAATAGTTCTTTAATAGGTTCCTTATGTGTTGCAAATTCTTACGGACTACTTCTTCCAGATATTGTTTTGGATAAAGAAGTAGAATTAATCAAAGATTTTTTAAAGGAAAACGATTTGGATATTCAAATAAAAAAACTTAAAGTCAAAAACACGGCACTTGGGAACTTAATAACAACCAACGATAAGGGTTGTATTATTTCTGAAGAATTAAAACATTTTAAGAAGGATATTGAAGATGTACTTAATGTAAGTGGTGAGGTAGGAAACATTGCCGGGCTCCCCACTGTTGGCTCAAATGCAGTGGCTACAAACAAAGGTTGTCTGGTTCATCCCCTCACAAAAGACGAAGAGCTCGAATGGATAAAAGATGTTCTAAAAATAGATTGTATCGGGAGAGGTACTGGAAACAAGGGTGTAACCTCAGTAGGAGCATGTGTGTTGGCAAATAGTAAAGGAGCTATTGTCGGTGGGGACACTACAGGACCGGAAGTCTTAAAAATCGAAGAAGCCCTAGATTTAATAGATTAA
- a CDS encoding 50S ribosomal protein L31e, with translation MEDERIYTIPLRDVINKSKTTKRAPRAIRKIREFLKRHMKSDVVKLDNSINEKVWERSLNKIPAKIRVKAIKEGDVVKATLIE, from the coding sequence ATGGAAGATGAAAGAATATATACAATACCTTTAAGGGATGTAATAAACAAGTCAAAAACAACAAAAAGAGCTCCAAGAGCTATAAGAAAAATCAGAGAGTTCTTAAAAAGACATATGAAATCTGATGTAGTTAAATTGGACAACTCAATAAACGAAAAAGTATGGGAAAGAAGCTTAAACAAAATCCCTGCAAAAATTAGGGTAAAAGCTATTAAGGAAGGAGACGTTGTTAAAGCAACGTTAATAGAATAA
- the argB gene encoding acetylglutamate kinase yields the protein MDRSLKAEVLTEALPYICKFQDHKIVIKYGGHAMVNEDAKRWIAKDIVLLRFVGLNPVVVHGGGPEINKSMEKMGKKPEFIHGLRVTDEETLDIVKMVLIGKINGDIVSKLGKYGGKAVGLSGKSGQLIKAKKKIQYVIKDDEKIEVDLGMVGEVEQINTELIDILIEKKYIPVISPIGIDSQGNALNLNADIAAGDIAGAINAEKLIMITDVDGVMGDINDPSTLYKKLTVSEVEKMIADGIIVGGMIPKIEACINALNKGVKSVHIINGKIPHSVLLEVFTEGGIGTMIVKD from the coding sequence ATGGATAGAAGTTTGAAAGCTGAAGTTTTAACGGAAGCATTACCGTATATATGTAAATTTCAGGATCACAAGATTGTAATTAAATATGGCGGTCATGCAATGGTAAACGAAGATGCTAAAAGATGGATAGCAAAGGATATTGTATTATTAAGATTCGTTGGGTTGAATCCTGTGGTAGTTCATGGAGGAGGGCCTGAAATAAATAAATCAATGGAGAAAATGGGTAAAAAACCTGAATTTATTCATGGTTTAAGAGTTACAGATGAAGAAACATTGGATATAGTTAAAATGGTCCTCATAGGAAAAATAAATGGAGACATAGTCTCAAAATTGGGAAAGTATGGAGGTAAGGCAGTAGGTCTTTCAGGAAAATCTGGGCAGCTAATTAAAGCTAAGAAAAAAATTCAGTACGTTATAAAAGATGATGAGAAGATTGAAGTAGATTTGGGAATGGTTGGGGAAGTTGAGCAGATAAATACAGAATTGATAGACATACTAATAGAAAAAAAGTATATTCCGGTTATTTCACCAATTGGAATTGATAGTCAGGGTAATGCTTTGAACTTAAATGCAGATATAGCTGCAGGAGATATAGCAGGGGCAATTAATGCAGAAAAATTAATTATGATCACTGATGTTGATGGTGTTATGGGAGATATAAACGATCCATCGACACTTTATAAGAAGCTTACAGTTTCAGAAGTAGAAAAAATGATTGCAGATGGAATTATCGTCGGAGGAATGATACCTAAAATTGAAGCCTGCATAAATGCTTTGAATAAGGGGGTAAAAAGTGTCCACATAATAAACGGGAAAATTCCGCATTCAGTACTGCTGGAAGTATTTACTGAAGGGGGTATTGGTACAATGATTGTGAAGGATTAA
- a CDS encoding DUF4367 domain-containing protein: MSLIFGIVFTGCTEQISPEQIAKKMEEKYNSIEDMSGKMVMTIDVQGKSETMYYNYKYKKPNKYVYENDEILMISDGKTMYVYNKKQNQYTKTDVFPQDDVDYYGSVIKTKIVKDMLNIYDIELLGSEKVSDKDYYILKLTSKNKTGVAAPKNMKIWVDKEYWQPLKIEMSEDEFKIVVEYRDVKFNTGISDDEFKFTPPKDAKSLKDTATIEEYKMPKEMTIEEAQKEIEFKILVPKYTAGYGFKSAIVNNQTTDKIVILQYLKDSKPLMIVELKKENKTEIPNAEKVKIAGIEGEYIESIGSKMLAFNKDGIRVMIMGQIDKDELIKIAESMIEN; the protein is encoded by the coding sequence ATGAGCTTAATCTTTGGTATCGTTTTTACCGGTTGTACAGAGCAAATCTCGCCAGAGCAGATCGCAAAAAAGATGGAAGAGAAATATAATTCAATTGAAGACATGAGCGGTAAAATGGTCATGACAATAGATGTTCAGGGCAAATCTGAAACAATGTATTACAATTACAAATATAAAAAACCTAACAAATACGTGTATGAAAACGATGAAATTCTCATGATTTCTGATGGAAAAACAATGTACGTGTATAATAAAAAACAAAATCAATACACTAAAACGGATGTTTTCCCGCAAGATGATGTGGATTATTATGGTAGCGTTATAAAAACAAAAATTGTAAAAGACATGCTTAACATATACGACATAGAGCTCCTTGGAAGTGAAAAAGTTTCGGATAAAGATTATTACATATTGAAATTAACTTCAAAAAATAAAACAGGGGTAGCAGCTCCTAAAAACATGAAAATATGGGTGGATAAAGAGTATTGGCAACCATTAAAAATTGAAATGAGTGAAGACGAATTTAAAATCGTCGTAGAATATAGGGATGTGAAATTTAATACCGGCATTAGTGATGATGAATTTAAATTTACGCCACCAAAAGATGCAAAGTCACTAAAAGATACGGCAACTATTGAAGAATATAAAATGCCAAAAGAAATGACAATTGAAGAGGCACAAAAGGAAATTGAATTTAAAATATTAGTCCCTAAATATACTGCAGGTTATGGGTTTAAGTCTGCAATAGTGAATAATCAAACAACAGATAAAATCGTAATACTTCAGTACTTAAAAGATTCAAAACCATTAATGATTGTGGAATTAAAAAAGGAAAATAAAACAGAAATTCCAAACGCTGAGAAAGTAAAAATAGCAGGTATTGAAGGAGAATATATTGAATCCATTGGAAGCAAAATGCTCGCTTTTAATAAAGATGGTATAAGAGTTATGATAATGGGCCAGATCGATAAGGATGAATTGATAAAAATAGCAGAATCAATGATTGAAAATTAA
- a CDS encoding SemiSWEET transporter, translated as MSLEFDMIGYIAGALTTFATLPQLIKSLKTKNMDGISPYFVSTFTLGLSLWLVYGISKNDYPIIIFNIISLMFWIPLLYLSLKENLKKDYFKKLKI; from the coding sequence ATGTCATTGGAGTTCGATATGATTGGATATATCGCTGGGGCACTAACAACCTTTGCAACCCTTCCTCAACTTATTAAATCGTTAAAAACAAAAAATATGGATGGAATTTCGCCTTATTTTGTAAGTACATTTACATTGGGACTATCGTTGTGGCTTGTTTATGGAATTTCGAAAAACGACTACCCAATAATAATCTTTAACATAATCTCGTTGATGTTTTGGATTCCGCTTTTGTATCTATCATTAAAAGAGAATTTAAAAAAGGATTATTTCAAAAAATTAAAAATTTAA